In Dysidea avara chromosome 6, odDysAvar1.4, whole genome shotgun sequence, the genomic stretch GCTCCATGTAATAGTATGCACAATGTAACCAAACTACACTCAACATTTGCAATACTAGTTGTAGGAACTCTGTAATTAGAACATGAACAATGAAAATCATAGATGCACACACATTTGTAAACGTATTCATATTGTATATACTTTCACATGATTCATTGATATGCTCTGTGTCGTTCTTACATGATGCTGCAAGCAGGGTAATGTCGTTCATACACTTGTAATCACAGAACTTAATAAAATGACATTGTTGTGATATTGGACCAGCAATCGTCTTTGAATTATGCATGTACACCTTGCAGTTGGATGTTGGCAGTTCATGATTCCCTCCTTAAAACCCCATATATGGCGGACGTCAAATTTATTAAATCACATATACAGGGGGTCAATATTTATCTAAAGTTTTTAAAGGTGTGAATAACGTCAATAtcactattgtattgtacatgtgtatgtattaaTCACACAGCCCTGCATAACCATATTCATGTCATTATAAAGCACACGTACAGTTTCAATTAAGATCACTCCTGCAGGCATTACTATTAAGGCTGTGGGTTGTCACCATCACAATTATAGTATTTCACTATACGTTATGTTCACTATACGTTATGTTCACTATACGTTATATACATACGTTAGTTTGGTACTCCACATATACGTATACTCCATTAAGGTAAATACAGGtatatactctctaatacaacattcttaCAGATGATGCCACTTTTAATACAATTATCACTAGATGTTAATTTCTGTGACATTCGTTCGGTAACAAtcagtatgtgcatgtgtgtgtgtgtgtgtgtgtgagtgtgtcttAATACGTCCTTGTGGTCGCAGTTTGTGGAGGAAGAGTAGACATCGCAACTTTTGTGGAGCTACCAATTTGTCACTGCTTCAGGAGGAATCATAGAACTCTGCTATAGCAGTGCACTGTACAGCGGGCAGCTACCAAGTACCAAGTGTCTTAATACGTCCTTGTAACTGCAGACTGCATGCAGTGAGGAATTGCATGGAGGCTTGTTGATCAGATTATGAATCACATCACTCATGTCACCCTAGCTGAATTAATTCCCACACTTTACTGGCAAATCCATTAGCTGCATGTGTTATTGAGTGTATCATCATTACCCTCTGCATTCCACTTTATGTATGTTATGTTGGTGTGGTTTGTGGTCAAGCTGTTAAAACCCCAaactttccaaaaaaaaattaattatatgccTGTGTATACTGTTCTTTAAAATCCATGTATAGTCATGGCATGCTGCTTTAACATACTACTGTACGTTAATGTTGGACAAGTTTTGCATACCCCATTAGCAACAATATTCCCTATAGTGTATAGGCAATATTATGCGTAAATACATATTCTCACATTCACGAAGGTAGTTTTCACTTTAGCTCTTCTAGATCTAAACTAGAGTTTGATATCCAAGGATTTGTCATTTCAAATCACTAGCTATAGCCTCCCCCTTAATAGTGAAGATAAACACATTACATAACAGAGTGACAGACATGCACAGATGAATGGTCTGATGTTCATGTAATAAAAAAAAGGGGGCACACACTATAACAAAATATCCCATATATATGTGCCTATACCTTTATTTAATATGCCCCCAACCACTCCAATAAAATCATTCCAATACAATATTTATTTTGTCGCGttctacactgtatatacaatttGTTATTTTGTCAATGTTGGTGAGTTCACAGCAGGGGTTATGCTTTAGCAGTTAGCTATCAACCGTCAATCAATTCACAACACATTTAAATGTAACTGTGACAATAGCTCATCTCATATTGCTTAAAATCAGTACACACCCTCCACCCACTCCCACAACAGACTTTAGAGTACACCAGCACTGTCTGGTCACCAGACTATCTAAATAATATCCAGAGAAGATCAGCTAGGTTTACTGTTAACTGCTACTAGATATACGAGTGTGTTACAAGCATCTTACAACAGCTAGATTGCATTTGGCCCATTTTATATTGAAGAAGAGATAAGAtgaaactgataatgttgtACAGAATCATCCATATACTTGCATATAGTCAGCACAATTTACCATTAAACCATAATAACATCTCTCGACGCCATTCATGCAGATTCATTTAGCCAGCTACCAGGCTATAGACTGATACAAATATTAATATTGATTCTCTCTTTCAACCATTCTTACGTGGAATAGCCAGTTACCAAATCAAGCGGCAATACTGTATCATAAACATCCCTCCCATTTATAAGAACAGTTTAAGCgataattaaattaaatttgtaCTTTTATGCTCAATTCTAAGTCTTGTACAGTAACTTCTCATTATATAAATGAAATTATACACCATAATGTTGTATAGTTGGGAACCCAGAAGTAATAGGATTTATTGTGGAAACTTTGTTATGCTCTTCACCAACATTATTTTGAGGTTTAATCCCTACAACAGAATATTGGTATATCACTTCAAGTGTtttttttatgcaaaaaaaaaactgataaCTAGCCTACTATACAGAGATGGAACCATTTATGCAAGCATCAAACATGCAAAATACAAGTGTCAATAACCATAACATGATATATCTTAGCAACAGATAAATAGAAATGAAGTAAATAAAGTTAACAATAAAATACAATTGCATGTAAAACTCTCTCACAGCTGTGCTGTTAGTTGCATGCTTATATTAATAAAACATAGCAGTCCATCATGGAACATTGTATTGTCACCATTTACAAGTGAATGAAAAATATTGCCAAAGCTTGGCCATTGCTCAGCAAATCGTTCCTTTCTAATGGTTATTAACTCTTGTCTTCCTCTTAAAGGGTCTTGTCCAAACTCATTGAATATAGTTATATGTCCTCCGTTTTCTTCGTACATTCTAACAGCTTCATCTGCTGCTGGAACCAGAGTGTTATCAATTTGCTTGGTCTGATTATTTCGTGCCATCATCACATTCGGGATGCCTTTGTTTGTACCTAAAGTAACGGTGataaaaatttcataaagtagctagctatctatagTGAAATATACCTGATATGCGATGCTCGTTCCAGGCTGTCACAAACATTGTAGTCCCAACTTGGCTGACGTGTAAAGTGTACCAGGAGACGCAATGTTTAATGTAATCGTCTTCCAGGTTGAAATCGCCATTTTCTTGCATTTCTATTAGAGCGGCCTTTATGGGGTAGTTGACCCTTCCGTTGACCTCTACCCATATCCTTTCGATCACATGATTCTATTACAAGACACCAAAGCAAATCAGTATGAACATCACATGAAATGAAAcaacagttattgtatgtgtgtccCACTCTTATATCATTGTTTTAGAATGTCATCTAGTCAGCATTAatatattgttttttttttaatttggggGTTTACCCTGCTTATCCAACTACAATAGCTGCTGCTAAACATCAGTAGTCCACTATAGGTTATTCTTGTTACATCATGATAATGTGACAAATACAATCTCACTTGAGTAGAGGATGCCTGCAGGTGAGGTGGTCCAGAAGGGTTTCGTCTATATCCTGCCAGGTGTTCTTGGATGTACAACATAAGATACCACTCCCTTCCATGGTCAACCCTGATCTGATCCCACATACCATACTGGCATATGGTTTGCCTAAACAATTCAAATGCTAATAATTAAAAGAAATGTGATTCTAACAATACTTCATAGAATTTTAATAATCACTGTTAACGTTATGGATGAATGTGTGGGTAGTAATGCAGTGCTAGTGTAGttgctacaagtaatgaagtacCTGTACACTGTATCATAAATCACACTGTTGTTTTTAATAGGCATAGTGCTAAATGCCACAATTTTCCGGCTAAAGCCATCCACTGCACATATGTGGGTCACACCAAACAtaacatttttttcattttggtcgatgtgtagtttgtgaccaaaataatctGCCCTGTATGTTGTAGGATTTGTCATCCTGGCAGTGGAGTTTGTACGGGCACGGCAGTACACAGGTGAGACATATCTCAATGATTCGCCAACTCTCTTTTCTCCTGTTCTGATTCCCCTTGATGCCAATACCCCTGTAAATGTTCTGCGTCCATACACAGGACCCACCTATATGTATATAACACATAGTATGGTTTTAAATAAATGGTTATATCATGTTG encodes the following:
- the LOC136258323 gene encoding uncharacterized protein; the encoded protein is MAGIRLLDELEEFIREKIEKERWTHKRMSLHLQYKYPSRKGLSVRSLERFCRERNIHKTSRLTKLELDEVVAAAVSEVGPVYGRRTFTGVLASRGIRTGEKRVGESLRYVSPVYCRARTNSTARMTNPTTYRADYFGHKLHIDQNEKNVMFGVTHICAVDGFSRKIVAFSTMPIKNNSVIYDTVYRQTICQYGMWDQIRVDHGREWYLMLYIQEHLAGYRRNPSGPPHLQASSTQNHVIERIWVEVNGRVNYPIKAALIEMQENGDFNLEDDYIKHCVSWYTLHVSQVGTTMFVTAWNEHRISGTNKGIPNVMMARNNQTKQIDNTLVPAADEAVRMYEENGGHITIFNEFGQDPLRGRQELITIRKERFAEQWPSFGNIFHSLVNGDNTMFHDGLLCFINISMQLTAQL